In the genome of Drosophila pseudoobscura strain MV-25-SWS-2005 chromosome 3, UCI_Dpse_MV25, whole genome shotgun sequence, one region contains:
- the KCNQ gene encoding potassium voltage-gated channel subfamily KQT member 1 isoform X9, with protein sequence MDPDNDIYAFYDIRGYKGKCRPGGPNSERNLQPRMSLLGKPLNYNRGSRRDVRYRRLQSRLYNFLERPRGLHAIFYHVMVFLMVFTCLALSVFSTIKEYEDDAVYILFRMEILVVIWFTMEFGARLWSSGCRSRYQGCLGRLKFVKRPFCIIDIVTILASIVVLGMGTSGQVFATSALRGLRFFQILRMVRMDRRGGTWKLLGSVVYAHRQELITTMYIGFLGLIFASFLVYMWEKDVNDKFSNFAQALWWGVITLCTVGYGDMVPITWQGKLIASCCALLGISFFALPAGILGSGFALKVQQQQRQKHMIRRRQPAATLIQAVWRCYASDEHSVSVATWKIHQVALPSPPASSENWERLLKNISEYRRASSSFKHNTSFVARLPTIRRHKSQTIQTPGADGSGLSKPPGSSRASTRYTRTIRDINASVENLASNQNLTHKSISLIHKLPADEEDEPRCTQLTNRHKTAIRFIRKLKYFVARRKFKEALKPYDVKDVMEQYAAGHVDLLGRVKMLHLRLDQILGKQGSKAKDVYASKISLASRVVKVERQVADIEEKLDVLIKAYMEDRDRFLALPLPAKPSKIHSISPSHNPLHHTHNLSMIDVWKRTAALSVHPEHTPTATSATSTDGTELRALTSTQTITTTTDVIATQTPMPPHTQHTSTNTKSSVLNSYQLGSEKQQHNDVFMTELDNRTKKRVTLSLHRSTSEPYSKQEQRISIPDEGAQSLECAAKATPPDSSIILIDEYEDFEEEDLNCEGEMEHFPSWEIDSDIGVDVDVDADGDGDCDESTEDTALLHCATRTAIVITPISPVSSAHNLQQLNDQTTTLNKSNLLPPDSG encoded by the exons ATGGATCCCGACAACGATATTTATGCATTCTACGACATCCGGGGGTACAAGGG GAAATGTAGACCGGGTGGGCCAAACTCGGAAAGAAACCTGCAACCGCGAATGTCACTCCTAGGGAAGccgctgaactacaatcgcgGCTCTCGCCGCGATGTTCGTTACCGGCGTCTCCAGAGTCGCCTCTACAACTTCCTGGAGCGTCCGCGCGGCCTGCATGCCATCTTTTACCATGTGATGGT ATTCCTGATGGTGTTCACATGCCTCGCCCTGAGCGTGTTTTCCACCATCAAGGAGTACGAGGACGACGCCGTGTACATTCTCTTTCGGATGGAGATCCTGGTTGTCATCTGGTTTACGATGGAGTTCGGTGCCCGACTATGGTCGTCGGGCTGCCGGTCGCGCTACCAGGGCTGCCTGGGGCGTCTGAAGTTCGTAAAGAGACCATTTTGTATTATAG ATATTGTCACCATTTTAGCCTCAATTGTAGTATTAGGCATGGGCACTTCGGGCCAGGTGTTCGCCACGAGCGCGTTGCGAGGCCTGCGGTTCTTTCAGATACTGCGCATGGTGCGCATGGATCGTCGCGGAGGCACCTGGAAGCTCCTCGGTTCGGTTGTATACGCACACAGACAG GAGCTGATCACAACCATGTATATAGGATTCTTAGGACTAATCTTTGCATCATTCCTGGTCTACATGTGGGAGAAGGATGTCAACGACAAGTTCAGCAACTTTGCACAGGCCCTCTGGTGGGGTGTG ATCACACTGTGCACGGTGGGCTACGGCGACATGGTGCCCATCACCTGGCAGGGCAAGCTGATTGCCTCCTGTTGCGCCCTCCTGGGCATCTCGTTTTTCGCTCTGCCGGCG GGAATCCTGGGCAGCGGCTTTGCACTgaaggtgcagcagcagcagcgacagaagCACATGATCCGACGGCGCCAGCCGGCGGCCACACTCATCCAGGCCGTGTGGCGGTGCTATGCGTCCGATGAGCATTCCGTGTCTGTGGCCACGTGGAAGATACACCAGGTGGCTCTGCCCAGTCCGCCGGCTTC TTCTGAAAACTGGGAGCGATTATTAAAAAACATAAGTGAATATAG ACGCGCGTCCTCCAGCTTTAAGCACAACACATCTTTCGTGGCCCGGCTGCCCACAATTAGGCGACACAAGAGCCAGACCATCCAGACCCCGGGTGCCGATGGCAGCGGCCTGTCCAAGCCCCCGGGCTCGTCCCGTGCCTCCACACGTTATACTCGCACCATTCGGGACATCAATGCATCCGTCGAGAACTTGG CTAGCAACCAAAACCTAACGCACAAGTCAATCTCTCTGATTCACAAATTGCCCGCAGATGAGGAAGATGAGCCGCGCTGCACGCAGCTAACCAATAGACACAAGACGGCCATTCGGTTCATTCGCAAG CTCAAGTACTTTGTGGCACGGCGCAAGTTCAAGGAGGCCTTGAAGCCGTACGATGTCAAGGATGTCATGGAGCAGTACGCAGCTG GCCACGTGGACCTGTTGGGTCGCGTTAAGATGCTTCATTTGCG TTTGGATCAAATCCTGGGCAAACAAGGCTCCAAGGCCAAGGACGTCTATGCATCTAAAATAAGTTTAGCCTCCCGTGTGGTTAAAGTCGAGCGACAG GTCGCTGACATAGAAGAGAAACTGGACGTGCTGATCAAAGCCTACATGGAGGATCGTGATAGATTCTTGGCCCTACCCCTCCCAGCAAAGCCCAGCAAAATACATTCCATTAGCCCTAGCCACAATCCCCTGCACCACACTCACAACCTGTCGATGATCGATGTTTGGAAGCGCACCGCGGCACTGAGTGTGCATCCAGAGCACACACCGACCGCCACTTCGGCCACATCCACGGATGGTACAGAGCTGAGGGCGCTCACCTCCACGCAGACAATCACAACGACAACCGATGTGATCGCCACGCAAACCCCGATGCCGCCTCACACGCAGCATACATCGACCAATACCAAG TCTTCCGTGCTTAACTCATATCAGTTGGGGTctgagaagcagcagcacaatgATGTTTTTATGACTGAATTAGATAATAGGACCAAGAAACGTGTTACGTTAAG CCTGCATAGATCCACATCGGAGCCATATAGCAAGCAGGAACAGCGCATTAGTATACCAGACGAGGGAGCACAATCCCTGGAGTGCGCTGCAAAGGCAACGCCGCCAGATAGTTCaa TTATCCTTATCGACGAGTATGAGGACTTCGAAGAAGAAGATCTGAACTGTGAGGGCGAAATGGAGCATTTCCCATCGTGGGAGATCGACAGCGACATTGGGGTcgacgtggatgtggatgctgacggtgacggtgactgTGATGAGTCCACTGAGGACACGGCCCTGCTGCACTGTGCCACGCGCACCGCCATTGTTATTACACCAATTAGCCCA GTAAGCTCCGCACACAATCTTCAACAGTTAAATGACCAAACTACAACGCttaataaatcaaatttgcTTCCGCCAGACTCTGGCTAG
- the KCNQ gene encoding potassium voltage-gated channel subfamily KQT member 1 isoform X12: protein MDPDNDIYAFYDIRGYKGKCRPGGPNSERNLQPRMSLLGKPLNYNRGSRRDVRYRRLQSRLYNFLERPRGLHAIFYHVMVFLMVFTCLALSVFSTIKEYEDDAVYILFRMEILVVIWFTMEFGARLWSSGCRSRYQGCLGRLKFVKRPFCIIDIVTILASIVVLGMGTSGQVFATSALRGLRFFQILRMVRMDRRGGTWKLLGSVVYAHRQELITTMYIGFLGLIFASFLVYMWEKDVNDKFSNFAQALWWGVITLCTVGYGDMVPITWQGKLIASCCALLGISFFALPAGILGSGFALKVQQQQRQKHMIRRRQPAATLIQAVWRCYASDEHSVSVATWKIHQVALPSPPASSENWERLLKNISEYRRASSSFKHNTSFVARLPTIRRHKSQTIQTPGADGSGLSKPPGSSRASTRYTRTIRDINASVENLDEEDEPRCTQLTNRHKTAIRFIRKLKYFVARRKFKEALKPYDVKDVMEQYAAGHVDLLGRVKMLHLRLDQILGKQGSKAKDVYASKISLASRVVKVERQVADIEEKLDVLIKAYMEDRDRFLALPLPAKPSKIHSISPSHNPLHHTHNLSMIDVWKRTAALSVHPEHTPTATSATSTDGTELRALTSTQTITTTTDVIATQTPMPPHTQHTSTNTKSSVLNSYQLGSEKQQHNDVFMTELDNRTKKRVTLSLHRSTSEPYSKQEQRISIPDEGAQSLECAAKATPPDSSIILIDEYEDFEEEDLNCEGEMEHFPSWEIDSDIGVDVDVDADGDGDCDESTEDTALLHCATRTAIVITPISPVSSAHNLQQLNDQTTTLNKSNLLPPDSG, encoded by the exons ATGGATCCCGACAACGATATTTATGCATTCTACGACATCCGGGGGTACAAGGG GAAATGTAGACCGGGTGGGCCAAACTCGGAAAGAAACCTGCAACCGCGAATGTCACTCCTAGGGAAGccgctgaactacaatcgcgGCTCTCGCCGCGATGTTCGTTACCGGCGTCTCCAGAGTCGCCTCTACAACTTCCTGGAGCGTCCGCGCGGCCTGCATGCCATCTTTTACCATGTGATGGT ATTCCTGATGGTGTTCACATGCCTCGCCCTGAGCGTGTTTTCCACCATCAAGGAGTACGAGGACGACGCCGTGTACATTCTCTTTCGGATGGAGATCCTGGTTGTCATCTGGTTTACGATGGAGTTCGGTGCCCGACTATGGTCGTCGGGCTGCCGGTCGCGCTACCAGGGCTGCCTGGGGCGTCTGAAGTTCGTAAAGAGACCATTTTGTATTATAG ATATTGTCACCATTTTAGCCTCAATTGTAGTATTAGGCATGGGCACTTCGGGCCAGGTGTTCGCCACGAGCGCGTTGCGAGGCCTGCGGTTCTTTCAGATACTGCGCATGGTGCGCATGGATCGTCGCGGAGGCACCTGGAAGCTCCTCGGTTCGGTTGTATACGCACACAGACAG GAGCTGATCACAACCATGTATATAGGATTCTTAGGACTAATCTTTGCATCATTCCTGGTCTACATGTGGGAGAAGGATGTCAACGACAAGTTCAGCAACTTTGCACAGGCCCTCTGGTGGGGTGTG ATCACACTGTGCACGGTGGGCTACGGCGACATGGTGCCCATCACCTGGCAGGGCAAGCTGATTGCCTCCTGTTGCGCCCTCCTGGGCATCTCGTTTTTCGCTCTGCCGGCG GGAATCCTGGGCAGCGGCTTTGCACTgaaggtgcagcagcagcagcgacagaagCACATGATCCGACGGCGCCAGCCGGCGGCCACACTCATCCAGGCCGTGTGGCGGTGCTATGCGTCCGATGAGCATTCCGTGTCTGTGGCCACGTGGAAGATACACCAGGTGGCTCTGCCCAGTCCGCCGGCTTC TTCTGAAAACTGGGAGCGATTATTAAAAAACATAAGTGAATATAG ACGCGCGTCCTCCAGCTTTAAGCACAACACATCTTTCGTGGCCCGGCTGCCCACAATTAGGCGACACAAGAGCCAGACCATCCAGACCCCGGGTGCCGATGGCAGCGGCCTGTCCAAGCCCCCGGGCTCGTCCCGTGCCTCCACACGTTATACTCGCACCATTCGGGACATCAATGCATCCGTCGAGAACTTGG ATGAGGAAGATGAGCCGCGCTGCACGCAGCTAACCAATAGACACAAGACGGCCATTCGGTTCATTCGCAAG CTCAAGTACTTTGTGGCACGGCGCAAGTTCAAGGAGGCCTTGAAGCCGTACGATGTCAAGGATGTCATGGAGCAGTACGCAGCTG GCCACGTGGACCTGTTGGGTCGCGTTAAGATGCTTCATTTGCG TTTGGATCAAATCCTGGGCAAACAAGGCTCCAAGGCCAAGGACGTCTATGCATCTAAAATAAGTTTAGCCTCCCGTGTGGTTAAAGTCGAGCGACAG GTCGCTGACATAGAAGAGAAACTGGACGTGCTGATCAAAGCCTACATGGAGGATCGTGATAGATTCTTGGCCCTACCCCTCCCAGCAAAGCCCAGCAAAATACATTCCATTAGCCCTAGCCACAATCCCCTGCACCACACTCACAACCTGTCGATGATCGATGTTTGGAAGCGCACCGCGGCACTGAGTGTGCATCCAGAGCACACACCGACCGCCACTTCGGCCACATCCACGGATGGTACAGAGCTGAGGGCGCTCACCTCCACGCAGACAATCACAACGACAACCGATGTGATCGCCACGCAAACCCCGATGCCGCCTCACACGCAGCATACATCGACCAATACCAAG TCTTCCGTGCTTAACTCATATCAGTTGGGGTctgagaagcagcagcacaatgATGTTTTTATGACTGAATTAGATAATAGGACCAAGAAACGTGTTACGTTAAG CCTGCATAGATCCACATCGGAGCCATATAGCAAGCAGGAACAGCGCATTAGTATACCAGACGAGGGAGCACAATCCCTGGAGTGCGCTGCAAAGGCAACGCCGCCAGATAGTTCaa TTATCCTTATCGACGAGTATGAGGACTTCGAAGAAGAAGATCTGAACTGTGAGGGCGAAATGGAGCATTTCCCATCGTGGGAGATCGACAGCGACATTGGGGTcgacgtggatgtggatgctgacggtgacggtgactgTGATGAGTCCACTGAGGACACGGCCCTGCTGCACTGTGCCACGCGCACCGCCATTGTTATTACACCAATTAGCCCA GTAAGCTCCGCACACAATCTTCAACAGTTAAATGACCAAACTACAACGCttaataaatcaaatttgcTTCCGCCAGACTCTGGCTAG
- the KCNQ gene encoding potassium voltage-gated channel subfamily KQT member 2 isoform X2: protein MDPDNDIYAFYDIRGYKGKCRPGGPNSERNLQPRMSLLGKPLNYNRGSRRDVRYRRLQSRLYNFLERPRGLHAIFYHVMVFLMVFTCLALSVFSTIKEYEDDAVYILFRMEILVVIWFTMEFGARLWSSGCRSRYQGCLGRLKFVKRPFCIIDIVTILASIVVLGMGTSGQVFATSALRGLRFFQILRMVRMDRRGGTWKLLGSVVYAHRQELITTMYIGFLGLIFASFLVYMWEKDVNDKFSNFAQALWWGVITLCTVGYGDMVPITWQGKLIASCCALLGISFFALPAGILGSGFALKVQQQQRQKHMIRRRQPAATLIQAVWRCYASDEHSVSVATWKIHQVALPSPPASSENWERLLKNISEYSFKHNTSFVARLPTIRRHKSQTIQTPGADGSGLSKPPGSSRASTRYTRTIRDINASVENLAQPSGQLANCKLSSSAGALAQFSHQASSVEEGPGQDKSESASRNLTIPVVLFGFLHGSLFGSSLSLRNTRVAPTNPADLEAGQEDPNTDNFERNSTMTLPVPTQRRSASPSPSSGSGRTGRFFAAASQFLETGFSHRSAAADGGPNGSFGVANEEDEPRCTQLTNRHKTAIRFIRKLKYFVARRKFKEALKPYDVKDVMEQYAAGHVDLLGRVKMLHLRLDQILGKQGSKAKDVYASKISLASRVVKVERQVADIEEKLDVLIKAYMEDRDRFLALPLPAKPSKIHSISPSHNPLHHTHNLSMIDVWKRTAALSVHPEHTPTATSATSTDGTELRALTSTQTITTTTDVIATQTPMPPHTQHTSTNTKSSVLNSYQLGSEKQQHNDVFMTELDNRTKKRVTLSLHRSTSEPYSKQEQRISIPDEGAQSLECAAKATPPDSSIILIDEYEDFEEEDLNCEGEMEHFPSWEIDSDIGVDVDVDADGDGDCDESTEDTALLHCATRTAIVITPISPVSSAHNLQQLNDQTTTLNKSNLLPPDSG from the exons ATGGATCCCGACAACGATATTTATGCATTCTACGACATCCGGGGGTACAAGGG GAAATGTAGACCGGGTGGGCCAAACTCGGAAAGAAACCTGCAACCGCGAATGTCACTCCTAGGGAAGccgctgaactacaatcgcgGCTCTCGCCGCGATGTTCGTTACCGGCGTCTCCAGAGTCGCCTCTACAACTTCCTGGAGCGTCCGCGCGGCCTGCATGCCATCTTTTACCATGTGATGGT ATTCCTGATGGTGTTCACATGCCTCGCCCTGAGCGTGTTTTCCACCATCAAGGAGTACGAGGACGACGCCGTGTACATTCTCTTTCGGATGGAGATCCTGGTTGTCATCTGGTTTACGATGGAGTTCGGTGCCCGACTATGGTCGTCGGGCTGCCGGTCGCGCTACCAGGGCTGCCTGGGGCGTCTGAAGTTCGTAAAGAGACCATTTTGTATTATAG ATATTGTCACCATTTTAGCCTCAATTGTAGTATTAGGCATGGGCACTTCGGGCCAGGTGTTCGCCACGAGCGCGTTGCGAGGCCTGCGGTTCTTTCAGATACTGCGCATGGTGCGCATGGATCGTCGCGGAGGCACCTGGAAGCTCCTCGGTTCGGTTGTATACGCACACAGACAG GAGCTGATCACAACCATGTATATAGGATTCTTAGGACTAATCTTTGCATCATTCCTGGTCTACATGTGGGAGAAGGATGTCAACGACAAGTTCAGCAACTTTGCACAGGCCCTCTGGTGGGGTGTG ATCACACTGTGCACGGTGGGCTACGGCGACATGGTGCCCATCACCTGGCAGGGCAAGCTGATTGCCTCCTGTTGCGCCCTCCTGGGCATCTCGTTTTTCGCTCTGCCGGCG GGAATCCTGGGCAGCGGCTTTGCACTgaaggtgcagcagcagcagcgacagaagCACATGATCCGACGGCGCCAGCCGGCGGCCACACTCATCCAGGCCGTGTGGCGGTGCTATGCGTCCGATGAGCATTCCGTGTCTGTGGCCACGTGGAAGATACACCAGGTGGCTCTGCCCAGTCCGCCGGCTTC TTCTGAAAACTGGGAGCGATTATTAAAAAACATAAGTGAATATAG CTTTAAGCACAACACATCTTTCGTGGCCCGGCTGCCCACAATTAGGCGACACAAGAGCCAGACCATCCAGACCCCGGGTGCCGATGGCAGCGGCCTGTCCAAGCCCCCGGGCTCGTCCCGTGCCTCCACACGTTATACTCGCACCATTCGGGACATCAATGCATCCGTCGAGAACTTGG CCCAGCCCAGTGGCCAGCTGGCCAACTGCAAGCTCAGCTCCAGTGCTGGCGCTCTGGCCCAGTTCTCCCACCAGGCGTCATCGGTCGAGGAGGGTCCGGGCCAGGACAAAAGCGAGTCTGCCTCTAGAAATCTAACCATTCCCGTGGTGCTGTTTGGCTTTCTGCATGGCAGCTTATTCGGCTCATCGCTTTCGCTGCGCAATACCCGGGTGGCCCCCACAAACCCTGCGGACCTGGAGGCCGGCCAAGAGGACCCCAATACGGATAACTTTGAGAGGAACAGCACGATGACGCTGCCAGTGCCCACCCAGCGCCGCAGTgccagtccgagtccgagcTCGGGAAGTGGACGGACGGGTCGATTCTTTGCAGCCGCATCGCAGTTCCTGGAGACAGGATTCTCGCACAgatcggctgctgctgatggtgggcCGAACGGGTCCTTCGGTGTGGCAA ATGAGGAAGATGAGCCGCGCTGCACGCAGCTAACCAATAGACACAAGACGGCCATTCGGTTCATTCGCAAG CTCAAGTACTTTGTGGCACGGCGCAAGTTCAAGGAGGCCTTGAAGCCGTACGATGTCAAGGATGTCATGGAGCAGTACGCAGCTG GCCACGTGGACCTGTTGGGTCGCGTTAAGATGCTTCATTTGCG TTTGGATCAAATCCTGGGCAAACAAGGCTCCAAGGCCAAGGACGTCTATGCATCTAAAATAAGTTTAGCCTCCCGTGTGGTTAAAGTCGAGCGACAG GTCGCTGACATAGAAGAGAAACTGGACGTGCTGATCAAAGCCTACATGGAGGATCGTGATAGATTCTTGGCCCTACCCCTCCCAGCAAAGCCCAGCAAAATACATTCCATTAGCCCTAGCCACAATCCCCTGCACCACACTCACAACCTGTCGATGATCGATGTTTGGAAGCGCACCGCGGCACTGAGTGTGCATCCAGAGCACACACCGACCGCCACTTCGGCCACATCCACGGATGGTACAGAGCTGAGGGCGCTCACCTCCACGCAGACAATCACAACGACAACCGATGTGATCGCCACGCAAACCCCGATGCCGCCTCACACGCAGCATACATCGACCAATACCAAG TCTTCCGTGCTTAACTCATATCAGTTGGGGTctgagaagcagcagcacaatgATGTTTTTATGACTGAATTAGATAATAGGACCAAGAAACGTGTTACGTTAAG CCTGCATAGATCCACATCGGAGCCATATAGCAAGCAGGAACAGCGCATTAGTATACCAGACGAGGGAGCACAATCCCTGGAGTGCGCTGCAAAGGCAACGCCGCCAGATAGTTCaa TTATCCTTATCGACGAGTATGAGGACTTCGAAGAAGAAGATCTGAACTGTGAGGGCGAAATGGAGCATTTCCCATCGTGGGAGATCGACAGCGACATTGGGGTcgacgtggatgtggatgctgacggtgacggtgactgTGATGAGTCCACTGAGGACACGGCCCTGCTGCACTGTGCCACGCGCACCGCCATTGTTATTACACCAATTAGCCCA GTAAGCTCCGCACACAATCTTCAACAGTTAAATGACCAAACTACAACGCttaataaatcaaatttgcTTCCGCCAGACTCTGGCTAG
- the KCNQ gene encoding potassium voltage-gated channel subfamily KQT member 1 isoform X6: MDPDNDIYAFYDIRGYKGKCRPGGPNSERNLQPRMSLLGKPLNYNRGSRRDVRYRRLQSRLYNFLERPRGLHAIFYHVMVFLMVFTCLALSVFSTIKEYEDDAVYILFRMEILVVIWFTMEFGARLWSSGCRSRYQGCLGRLKFVKRPFCIIDIVTILASIVVLGMGTSGQVFATSALRGLRFFQILRMVRMDRRGGTWKLLGSVVYAHRQELITTMYIGFLGLIFASFLVYMWEKDVNDKFSNFAQALWWGVITLCTVGYGDMVPITWQGKLIASCCALLGISFFALPAGILGSGFALKVQQQQRQKHMIRRRQPAATLIQAVWRCYASDEHSVSVATWKIHQVALPSPPASSENWERLLKNISEYRRASSSFKHNTSFVARLPTIRRHKSQTIQTPGADGSGLSKPPGSSRASTRYTRTIRDINASVENLEVVQNGKSMNPSFSEDSVAETTCLKNIKNSDASNQNLTHKSISLIHKLPADEEDEPRCTQLTNRHKTAIRFIRKLKYFVARRKFKEALKPYDVKDVMEQYAAGHVDLLGRVKMLHLRLDQILGKQGSKAKDVYASKISLASRVVKVERQVADIEEKLDVLIKAYMEDRDRFLALPLPAKPSKIHSISPSHNPLHHTHNLSMIDVWKRTAALSVHPEHTPTATSATSTDGTELRALTSTQTITTTTDVIATQTPMPPHTQHTSTNTKSSVLNSYQLGSEKQQHNDVFMTELDNRTKKRVTLSLHRSTSEPYSKQEQRISIPDEGAQSLECAAKATPPDSSIILIDEYEDFEEEDLNCEGEMEHFPSWEIDSDIGVDVDVDADGDGDCDESTEDTALLHCATRTAIVITPISPVSSAHNLQQLNDQTTTLNKSNLLPPDSG; encoded by the exons ATGGATCCCGACAACGATATTTATGCATTCTACGACATCCGGGGGTACAAGGG GAAATGTAGACCGGGTGGGCCAAACTCGGAAAGAAACCTGCAACCGCGAATGTCACTCCTAGGGAAGccgctgaactacaatcgcgGCTCTCGCCGCGATGTTCGTTACCGGCGTCTCCAGAGTCGCCTCTACAACTTCCTGGAGCGTCCGCGCGGCCTGCATGCCATCTTTTACCATGTGATGGT ATTCCTGATGGTGTTCACATGCCTCGCCCTGAGCGTGTTTTCCACCATCAAGGAGTACGAGGACGACGCCGTGTACATTCTCTTTCGGATGGAGATCCTGGTTGTCATCTGGTTTACGATGGAGTTCGGTGCCCGACTATGGTCGTCGGGCTGCCGGTCGCGCTACCAGGGCTGCCTGGGGCGTCTGAAGTTCGTAAAGAGACCATTTTGTATTATAG ATATTGTCACCATTTTAGCCTCAATTGTAGTATTAGGCATGGGCACTTCGGGCCAGGTGTTCGCCACGAGCGCGTTGCGAGGCCTGCGGTTCTTTCAGATACTGCGCATGGTGCGCATGGATCGTCGCGGAGGCACCTGGAAGCTCCTCGGTTCGGTTGTATACGCACACAGACAG GAGCTGATCACAACCATGTATATAGGATTCTTAGGACTAATCTTTGCATCATTCCTGGTCTACATGTGGGAGAAGGATGTCAACGACAAGTTCAGCAACTTTGCACAGGCCCTCTGGTGGGGTGTG ATCACACTGTGCACGGTGGGCTACGGCGACATGGTGCCCATCACCTGGCAGGGCAAGCTGATTGCCTCCTGTTGCGCCCTCCTGGGCATCTCGTTTTTCGCTCTGCCGGCG GGAATCCTGGGCAGCGGCTTTGCACTgaaggtgcagcagcagcagcgacagaagCACATGATCCGACGGCGCCAGCCGGCGGCCACACTCATCCAGGCCGTGTGGCGGTGCTATGCGTCCGATGAGCATTCCGTGTCTGTGGCCACGTGGAAGATACACCAGGTGGCTCTGCCCAGTCCGCCGGCTTC TTCTGAAAACTGGGAGCGATTATTAAAAAACATAAGTGAATATAG ACGCGCGTCCTCCAGCTTTAAGCACAACACATCTTTCGTGGCCCGGCTGCCCACAATTAGGCGACACAAGAGCCAGACCATCCAGACCCCGGGTGCCGATGGCAGCGGCCTGTCCAAGCCCCCGGGCTCGTCCCGTGCCTCCACACGTTATACTCGCACCATTCGGGACATCAATGCATCCGTCGAGAACTTGG AGGTAGTACAGAATGGCAAATCCATGAATCCAAGTTTCAGCGAAGATTCTGTGGCTGAGACCACTtgcttaaaaaatattaaaaattcagACG CTAGCAACCAAAACCTAACGCACAAGTCAATCTCTCTGATTCACAAATTGCCCGCAGATGAGGAAGATGAGCCGCGCTGCACGCAGCTAACCAATAGACACAAGACGGCCATTCGGTTCATTCGCAAG CTCAAGTACTTTGTGGCACGGCGCAAGTTCAAGGAGGCCTTGAAGCCGTACGATGTCAAGGATGTCATGGAGCAGTACGCAGCTG GCCACGTGGACCTGTTGGGTCGCGTTAAGATGCTTCATTTGCG TTTGGATCAAATCCTGGGCAAACAAGGCTCCAAGGCCAAGGACGTCTATGCATCTAAAATAAGTTTAGCCTCCCGTGTGGTTAAAGTCGAGCGACAG GTCGCTGACATAGAAGAGAAACTGGACGTGCTGATCAAAGCCTACATGGAGGATCGTGATAGATTCTTGGCCCTACCCCTCCCAGCAAAGCCCAGCAAAATACATTCCATTAGCCCTAGCCACAATCCCCTGCACCACACTCACAACCTGTCGATGATCGATGTTTGGAAGCGCACCGCGGCACTGAGTGTGCATCCAGAGCACACACCGACCGCCACTTCGGCCACATCCACGGATGGTACAGAGCTGAGGGCGCTCACCTCCACGCAGACAATCACAACGACAACCGATGTGATCGCCACGCAAACCCCGATGCCGCCTCACACGCAGCATACATCGACCAATACCAAG TCTTCCGTGCTTAACTCATATCAGTTGGGGTctgagaagcagcagcacaatgATGTTTTTATGACTGAATTAGATAATAGGACCAAGAAACGTGTTACGTTAAG CCTGCATAGATCCACATCGGAGCCATATAGCAAGCAGGAACAGCGCATTAGTATACCAGACGAGGGAGCACAATCCCTGGAGTGCGCTGCAAAGGCAACGCCGCCAGATAGTTCaa TTATCCTTATCGACGAGTATGAGGACTTCGAAGAAGAAGATCTGAACTGTGAGGGCGAAATGGAGCATTTCCCATCGTGGGAGATCGACAGCGACATTGGGGTcgacgtggatgtggatgctgacggtgacggtgactgTGATGAGTCCACTGAGGACACGGCCCTGCTGCACTGTGCCACGCGCACCGCCATTGTTATTACACCAATTAGCCCA GTAAGCTCCGCACACAATCTTCAACAGTTAAATGACCAAACTACAACGCttaataaatcaaatttgcTTCCGCCAGACTCTGGCTAG